Within Burkholderia diffusa, the genomic segment TCATCGCGGCGTGGCGCAGCGCGCCCTTATCCAGGGCGCGGCGTTCTTCCGCAATGCCGGCCGGCGCGACCCGGCCGCTTTCTTCCCGGACCCACCATGACGCTCTCCGATTCCGCCCTCGACCAGCTGTTCCTCACCGCGCGCACCCACAACGCATGGCAGGACAAACCCGTCGACGACGCGCTGTTGCACCGGCTGATCGACCTGGCGAAATTCGGCCCGACGTCGGCCAATTCGAGCCCCGCGCGCTTCGTGTTCGTCAAGTCGCCCGAAGCGAAGGCGCGCCTGAAACCGGCGCTGTCCGAAGGCAATCTCGCGAAGACGATGGCCGCGCCCGTCACCGTGATCGTCGGCATGGACTTCGCGTTCCACGAGCACCTGCCACGCCTGTTCCCGCACGCCGACGCGCGCAGCTGGTTCGCCGGCAACGACGCGCTGATCGAAGCCACGGCGTTCCGCAACTCGTCGCTGCAGGGCGCATACCTGATCCTCGCCGCGCGCGCGCTCGGCCTCGACGCGGGCCCGATGTCGGGCTTCGATGCCGCCAAGGTCGATGCCGAATTCTTCGCGGGCACCACGATCCGTGCGAACTTCCTCGTGAATCTCGGCTACGGTGATCCGGCAGGCCTGTTCCCGCGCAGCCCGCGCTTCGATTTCGACGATATCGCGCGCATCGTCTGACGCGCGCTAGCGGCCGCGTGCCAGCCGGATCAGCGTGATTTCGGACGGCACGCCGAAACGGTTCGGCGGCCCCCAGTAGCCGGTGCCGCGGCTGGTGTAGAGCCACATCGCGCCGAACCGGTTCAGCCCGCCGATCACCGGCTGCTGCAGGCGCACGAATGGCGGCCACGGCAGGAACTGGCCGCCGTGCGTATGGCCGGACAACTGCACCGTGAAACCGGCGCGGCTCGCCGCTTCCGCACTGCGCGGCTGGTGCGCGAGCAGGATCTTCGTGGCGACGTCGGGCGGCGCACCCGCCAGCGCCTGCTCGGGGTCGCTGCGATGCGCGGGATCGAACCCGCCCGCCGTGAAATCGGTGACGCCCGCGAGCACCGCGCGCGCGCCGTCGTGCTCGATCAGCACGTGCTCGTTGAGCAGCACCGTCAATCCGATCCGCCGGAACTCGTCGATCCATGCGTGCGCGCCGGCGTAGTACTCGTGGTTGCCCGTCACGAGGAAGCTGCCGTGCCGCGACTGCATGCGGCCGAGCGGCGCCGTGTGCTCGCGCAGCCGCTTGACCGAGCCGTCGACCACGTCGCCCGTCACGACGACGAGGTCGGCCTCGAGCGCATTGACCGCGCGCACGATCCGTTCGATATAAGGCCGCTTGATCGTCGGCCCGACGTGAATATCCGACAGTTGCACGATCGTCAGCCCGTCGAGCGCGGCCGGGAGCCCGTCGACCGGAATCGACACGCGCTTGACCGCCGCCGTGCGGCGCGCGCCGACGAATCCGATCGCGCTGATCAGCACGGCGCCCGCCAGCACGCCGAGCGCCGTGTCGGATGCCGCGCCGCTCCAGGCGCCGTCATGCCCCAGATGCCGCCATGCAACGACGCCGAGCAGTACCGGCTCGCGCAGGAACGTCAGCACCAGCAACGACGAAAAGAAACCCATCGCGAGCGAGCCGGCCCAGCCGGCCAGCGTCGCGGCCCAGCCTTCGTCGAAGCGGCGCGAGAACATGCCGACCGGAATCAGCACGACGAAGCTCGCCAGCACGAGGGCCGCGATCGTGCGCGCGAGCGGCGACGCGAAGGCGTCGGGAATGATTCGCAGCCCGACGTACAAGTGGAACAGCACGCCGATCGCAATGAACCGGACAAAGAAACTTCGCATGGAACATTCATCCTCGTTGCGGTACCGCTTGCGCACCGCGCAGCGGACGAAACCGGCCGTCGGGTCTCGTCACGCGTCGCGTTATTCGCACGATGGTACACAGATACCGGTCGGCGCGATGGATCGCGGCCACGGCAAACGCACGGCGCGACCGGAATGCGGATTCATCCACGTTTCCGCTGCAATCCGGCATTCGACTCGGCGATTCGCGTTGCATCGGCGTGCAAACGGCATCGCCCCGGATTCATCTGACGATGTTTTGCAGTCGGTCGACCACCCTGCGAGCGCAGGCGCTGGCAGAATCGCGATCGTCATCGACCATCCCGAAGCGCCGGCCGCGCGCCCGGTACGAGCCGCCCGCACGCGGGGCATCGCTGGCGGTCCGCATCACGCTGTTTTATGATCGGCTCCGTATCGCGGAATCGTCGTCGCGGCGACGGACCGCATTGCGCCGCGCCCGGCATTCACCTCCAACGTCGAGCTCGTCACACATGAGAAAAACAACGTCGCGCGCGCCCCTGCGTGCCGCCGCCACACTAGCGCCAGCCCTGCCGCTCGCGGGCTGCACGTCGCGCGGCGCACCGTCGTACGTCCTGTTCGGCGCGTATTTCCCGCTCTGGCTCGTCAGCGCGATCGTCGGCATCGTCGGCGCGATCGTCGCGCACCGCGTGTTCGTCGCGACCGGCTGGGCCGCCACCGTCCCCTACCAGCTCGCGGTCTGCACCGCGATCGGGCTCGTGGTGGCCGTGATCGTGTGGCTCGCCGGCACGGGGCCATTCGCATGAAGGCCGCCGGCATCGCCCGCCCCTCCACGAAAGGCCGCGTGATCGCGCTGGCGATCGTCGCGCTCGGCATCGCGGCGCTCGCGTACGCGTACCACCGCACGACGGCCTACCCGTCCACCGACGACGCGTCGATCGACGCCGACGTCGTGCACGTCGCGTCGCCCGTCGGCGGACGCATCGTGCGGCTCGCGGTCCACGAAAACCAGCGCGTCGCGAAAGGCGACCTGCTGTATGAAATCGATCCGGTGCCGTACCGGCTGACCGTCGCGCAAGCGCAGGCCGATCTCGAGCTCGCGCGCGCGTCGCTCGACACGCGGCGCCGGTCGCTGATCGGCGAGCGCTCGAATGCGGCCGTGGCCGCCGAGCAGGTCAAGCGTGCCTCGCAGAACTACGATCTCGCCACGCGCGACGTGAACCGGCTCGCGCCGCTCGCGGCGCAAGGCTACGTCAGCGCGCAGCAGTTCGACCAGGCGAAGGTTCGGCAGCGCGACGCGGCCGTGTCGCTCGCGCAGGCGCAGGAACAGCAGCGCGCGTCAGCGCAGACGATCGGCGACGACGCCGACGCGATCGCCACGCTCCATGCGCGCGAAGCCGCGCTGGCACGCGCGCAGCACGCGCTCGACGATACGGTCGTGCGCGCGCCGCACGACGGGCTCGTGACGGGCCTGACCGTGCTCGCGGGCGAAACGCTCACGCCGAACCAGTCGATCTTCACGCTGATCGATGCGAGCGAATGGTTCGCCGTCGGCAATTTCCGCGAGACGTCCTTGAACCGCATCGCGGTCGGCGACTGCGCGACGGTCTATTCGATGATCGACCGCAGCCGCCCGCTGACGGGCAAGGTCGTCGGCATCGGTGCCGGCATCGCGGACAGCGATCGCATCAACCTGCCGCGTGCGCTGCCGATCGTGCAGCGCTCGGTGAACTGGGTGCACGTCGCGCAGCGCTTTCCGGTGCGCGTGAAGCTCGACGAACCCGACGGCAAGCTCGTGCGAGTCGGCGCGAGCGCGATCGTCGAGGTCCGGCATGGCTCAGCCTGCCGCTGAAGTCCGCGCGCCCGGCCCGCGCGAAGTCCTGCGACTGCTCGCGCCGTTTCCTGGCCGAGCCGCGATGGCCGTGCGGGTCGCGCTGATCTGCGCGCTCGTCGTGCTTGTGACGAGCGGCTACGGCACGCCGGAAGCCGCGATCTCCGCCTACGTCGTGTTCTTCCTGAACCGCGCCGATCGCGCGACGAGCGTCGTGCTGGCGGCCGCGATGCTGCTGCTCGTCACGCTCGTGATCGCGCTCGTGGTCGGCGTCGCGATCTTCAGCATCGAGTATTCGGTGCTGCGCGTCGCGTGCATGGCCGTGCTGTCGGTCGGGCTGCTGTATCTCACGTCGGCCAGCAAGCTGCGTCCGATCGGCGCGATCCTCGCGATGATCGTCGGCTTCGGCCTCGACGAGCTCGGCCTCGCACCGGTCGGCGAAGCCGCGACGCGCGCGCTGCTCTACGCATGGCTGATGGTCGCGATTCCCGTCGGCGTCGCGATCGTCGTCAACCTGTTGATCGCGCCGTCGCCGCGCAAGCTCGCACTCGCGCAGCTCGCGAAACGGCTGCGGCTCGCCGCGCGGCGGCTGCGCGGCGACGAAAACGCACGCGCGGCCTTCGACGCGAGCCTGCGTGAAGGCGACAAGCAGATGCTCACGTGGCTCAAGCTGTCGACGCTCGAAGGATCGACTCGGGCCACCGACACGCCCGCGCTGCGACAAGCCATCGCATCGAGCACCGCGCTGCTCGTCGCGGTTGCGCTCGCCGACCGCGAGCCCGACGCACGCCTGCCCGCCGCATTTGCGGAACCGGCCGCGGCGACGCTCGACGAGATGGCCGGCATCCTCGAGCAAGGCGGCTATCCGGTCGACGTGGCGCTTGCACTGCCGCCGACCGATACGCTGGCGCCGCTCGCGCGCGTCGTCGCTACCGACCTGCACGCGGCCATCACGTATTTCGCGGAGCCGCCACCGCTGGCGACACCGGCTACACCAGCTGCACCGGCCGCGGCACCGACCGACGCAGCCGCTTCGCCGACGAAGACGCACGCCGCACCGCCCGCGCCAAGCAGCGGCTTCTTCCTGCCGGATGCCCGCACCAATCCAGACCACATCCGCTACGCGCTGAAGACGACCGTCGC encodes:
- a CDS encoding malonic semialdehyde reductase, translating into MTLSDSALDQLFLTARTHNAWQDKPVDDALLHRLIDLAKFGPTSANSSPARFVFVKSPEAKARLKPALSEGNLAKTMAAPVTVIVGMDFAFHEHLPRLFPHADARSWFAGNDALIEATAFRNSSLQGAYLILAARALGLDAGPMSGFDAAKVDAEFFAGTTIRANFLVNLGYGDPAGLFPRSPRFDFDDIARIV
- a CDS encoding metallophosphoesterase, with amino-acid sequence MRSFFVRFIAIGVLFHLYVGLRIIPDAFASPLARTIAALVLASFVVLIPVGMFSRRFDEGWAATLAGWAGSLAMGFFSSLLVLTFLREPVLLGVVAWRHLGHDGAWSGAASDTALGVLAGAVLISAIGFVGARRTAAVKRVSIPVDGLPAALDGLTIVQLSDIHVGPTIKRPYIERIVRAVNALEADLVVVTGDVVDGSVKRLREHTAPLGRMQSRHGSFLVTGNHEYYAGAHAWIDEFRRIGLTVLLNEHVLIEHDGARAVLAGVTDFTAGGFDPAHRSDPEQALAGAPPDVATKILLAHQPRSAEAASRAGFTVQLSGHTHGGQFLPWPPFVRLQQPVIGGLNRFGAMWLYTSRGTGYWGPPNRFGVPSEITLIRLARGR
- the mdtN gene encoding multidrug transporter subunit MdtN, giving the protein MKAAGIARPSTKGRVIALAIVALGIAALAYAYHRTTAYPSTDDASIDADVVHVASPVGGRIVRLAVHENQRVAKGDLLYEIDPVPYRLTVAQAQADLELARASLDTRRRSLIGERSNAAVAAEQVKRASQNYDLATRDVNRLAPLAAQGYVSAQQFDQAKVRQRDAAVSLAQAQEQQRASAQTIGDDADAIATLHAREAALARAQHALDDTVVRAPHDGLVTGLTVLAGETLTPNQSIFTLIDASEWFAVGNFRETSLNRIAVGDCATVYSMIDRSRPLTGKVVGIGAGIADSDRINLPRALPIVQRSVNWVHVAQRFPVRVKLDEPDGKLVRVGASAIVEVRHGSACR
- a CDS encoding FUSC family protein, encoding MAQPAAEVRAPGPREVLRLLAPFPGRAAMAVRVALICALVVLVTSGYGTPEAAISAYVVFFLNRADRATSVVLAAAMLLLVTLVIALVVGVAIFSIEYSVLRVACMAVLSVGLLYLTSASKLRPIGAILAMIVGFGLDELGLAPVGEAATRALLYAWLMVAIPVGVAIVVNLLIAPSPRKLALAQLAKRLRLAARRLRGDENARAAFDASLREGDKQMLTWLKLSTLEGSTRATDTPALRQAIASSTALLVAVALADREPDARLPAAFAEPAAATLDEMAGILEQGGYPVDVALALPPTDTLAPLARVVATDLHAAITYFAEPPPLATPATPAAPAAAPTDAAASPTKTHAAPPAPSSGFFLPDARTNPDHIRYALKTTVAAMFCYLLYSQLDWSGIHTCFITCYMVSLGSTAETVEKLTLRIAGCIVGALIGTAALVFVVPALSSIGELMALVFAGAWLSAWVAFGSPRIAYAGFQVAFAFFLCVIQGAGPGFDLTLARDRAIGILLGNIVVYLVFTRIWPVSIGKQIDVALAALRDQWRRIAQVAQPAERRTLAAEAFARHGAIAQELGLIHYEPSWVRPAATWLATRRRALAEFGALEGPLFLLAERTPGDAAIDARLARVVEPHDGEPVADAASTPPSSTAGAATVPAVTPTDPARDALLNLIDTRLAHIAEAARQATPKEPAPHARP